From a single Miscanthus floridulus cultivar M001 chromosome 8, ASM1932011v1, whole genome shotgun sequence genomic region:
- the LOC136476097 gene encoding uncharacterized protein has product MAGYPEDNQHALNGYDEEEVDEEGHPGRRGGRDGASGYGDASGEDGQGAGGDSSGKIFVGGVAWETTEESFSKHFEKYGAITDSVIMKDKHTKMPRGFGFVTFSDPSVIDKVLEDDHVIDGRTVEVKRTVPREEMTTKDGPKTRKIFIGGLPPSLTEDELKDHFSSYGKVVEHQIMLDHSTGRSRGFGFVTFESEDSVERVISEGRMRDLGGKQVEIKKAEPKKHGSDHSSNGRSSHGGGGYRNSYRSGGGAGSASSGSSGGGGGYGYGGAYRSAAAGYGYDGGAGAGYGYGRGYGYGGNAGFGSGFGGGYGGSMYGGAYGAYGAYGGGPYGGGAYGGGAYGGGAYGGAPGGYGTGGYGSYGGAGGAAGGTGGGSTGARGSSRYHPYGK; this is encoded by the exons ATGGCGGGGTACCCGGAGGACAACCAGCACGCGTTGAACGGGTACGACGAGGAGGAGGTCGACGAGGAGGGGCACCCCGGGAGGCGGGGAGGCCGGGATGGGGCCTCTGGGTACGGCGATGCTAGCGGAGAGGATGGGCAGGGGGCGGGCGGCGACTCGTCGGG GAAGATTTTTGTCGGAGGCGTTGCTTGGGAGACAACTGAAG AATCATTCTCCAAGCATTTTGAGAAGTATGGGGCAATAACTGATTCTGTAATTATGAAGGACAAGCATACTAAGATGCCTCGTGGATTTGGATTTGTTACATTTTCTGATCCATCTGTTATAGACAAGGTTTTGGAGGATGATCACGTTATAGATGGCAGAACG GTTGAAGTCAAGAGGACAGTCCCGAGGGAAGAGATGACCACCAAAGACGGCCCTAAGACAAGAAAGATCTTCATCGGTGGGCTACCACCATCTCTTACTGAAG ATGAGTTGAAGGATCACTTTTCATCGTATGGTAAGGTGGTTGAACATCAGATAATGCTAGATCATAGCACTGGGCGTTCTAGAGGGTTTGGTTTTGTCACTTTTGAAAGTGAAGATTCTGTTGAAAGGGTCATATCAGAGGGGAGAATGCGTGATCTTGGTGGGAAGCAG GTTGAAATAAAGAAGGCTGAACCAAAGAAACATGGATCTGATCACAGCAGCAATGGGAGATCAAGCCACGGAGGTGGAGGTTACCGCAATTCTTACCGTAGTGGTGGTGGAGCTGGTAGTGCCAGCAGTGGCAGCAGTGGGGGTGGCGGCGGTTATGGGTATGGTGGTGCTTATCGATCTGCTGCAGCGGGTTATGGATATGATGGTGGCGCAGGAGCAGGATATGGCTATGGTAGAGGGTATGGCTATGGAGGCAATGCTGGCTTTGGGTCTGGTTTTGGCGGTGGTTATGGTGGATCCATGTATGGAGGTGCATATGGCGCATATGGTGCCTACGGTGGTGGCCCCTATGGAGGGGGTGCCTATGGAGGCGGTGCATATGGAGGTGGCGCCTATGGTGGCGCCCCAGGTGGTTATGGCACTGGCGGATACGGCAGTTATGGCGGAGCAGGTGGAGCTGCTGGTGGTACTGGTGGTGGGAGTACAGGTGCTCGGGGTTCTAGCAGGTATCATCCATATGGAAAATAA